Proteins from a genomic interval of Marmoricola sp. OAE513:
- a CDS encoding pyridoxal-phosphate dependent enzyme, protein MMRYDSLLESVGGTPLIGLPRLSPTPDVRIWAKLEDRNPTGSIKDRPALKMIEQGEKDGLLRPGCTILEPTSGNTGISIAMAAKLKGYRAVFVMPENTSEERRQILRMWGAEIYSSPAAGGSNEAVRVAKQMAAEHPDWVMLYQYGNDGNALAHEEGTGPELLADLPEITHFVAGLGTTGTLMGVSRFFRKAKPEVRIVAAEPRYGELVYGLRNLDEGFVPELYDASLIDTRFSVGPRDAVRRVRELLELEGIFAGISTGAILHAALGQAAKAVKAGERADIAFVVCDGGWKYLSTGAYEGTVDEAEERLEGQLWA, encoded by the coding sequence CTGATGCGCTACGACAGCCTGCTCGAGTCGGTCGGCGGCACCCCGCTGATCGGGTTGCCCCGGCTCTCGCCGACGCCTGACGTCCGCATCTGGGCGAAGCTGGAGGACCGCAACCCCACCGGCTCGATCAAGGACCGTCCGGCCCTGAAGATGATCGAGCAGGGCGAGAAGGACGGCCTGCTGCGCCCCGGCTGCACGATCCTCGAGCCGACCTCGGGCAACACCGGCATCAGCATCGCGATGGCCGCGAAGCTCAAGGGCTACCGCGCCGTCTTCGTGATGCCGGAGAACACCTCCGAGGAGCGCCGCCAGATCCTGCGGATGTGGGGCGCGGAGATCTACTCCAGCCCCGCCGCGGGCGGCTCGAACGAGGCTGTCCGCGTCGCGAAGCAGATGGCCGCCGAGCACCCCGACTGGGTGATGCTCTACCAGTACGGCAACGACGGCAACGCCCTGGCGCACGAGGAGGGCACCGGCCCCGAGCTGCTCGCGGACCTTCCCGAGATCACGCACTTCGTCGCCGGCCTCGGCACCACCGGGACCCTGATGGGCGTCTCCCGGTTCTTCCGCAAGGCCAAGCCGGAGGTCCGCATCGTCGCCGCCGAGCCCCGGTACGGCGAGCTGGTCTACGGCCTGCGGAACCTCGACGAGGGCTTCGTCCCCGAGCTGTACGACGCGTCCCTGATCGACACCCGCTTCTCGGTCGGCCCCCGCGACGCCGTCCGCCGCGTGCGCGAGCTGCTCGAGCTCGAAGGCATCTTCGCCGGCATCTCGACCGGCGCCATCCTGCACGCCGCGCTGGGCCAGGCCGCGAAGGCGGTCAAGGCGGGGGAGCGCGCGGACATCGCGTTCGTCGTGTGCGACGGCGGCTGGAAGTACCTCTCGACGGGTGCCTACGAGGGCACGGTCGACGAGGCCGAGGAGCGCCTCGAAGGCCAGCTCTGGGCCTGA